In Stenotrophomonas sp. ESTM1D_MKCIP4_1, a single genomic region encodes these proteins:
- a CDS encoding SDR family oxidoreductase, translated as MDLGIKGRIALVSGADSGMGKQTARELLQAGARVAITDLPDGTLDQALQELTPLGEVMAVAGDVTQANDVEHIWAAVRSTLGDPDIYVNAAGVTGATGDFLDVDDDGWLRTLDINLMGAVRMCRQAIPAMRDKGWGRIVLFASEDAVQPYTDELPYCASKAGVLSLAKGLSKEYGKHNVMVNTVSPAFIHTPMTDAMMHKRAKEKGMSFEEAIRTFLDEERPGMVLKRRGRPEEVAAAVLLLCSERASFINGANIRVDSGSVFTLAG; from the coding sequence ATGGATCTCGGAATAAAAGGGCGCATCGCGCTGGTCAGCGGTGCCGATTCGGGCATGGGCAAGCAAACCGCACGCGAGCTGCTGCAGGCCGGCGCACGCGTCGCCATCACCGACCTGCCCGATGGAACGCTCGACCAGGCGCTGCAGGAACTGACACCACTCGGCGAGGTGATGGCTGTGGCCGGTGATGTCACCCAAGCCAACGATGTCGAGCACATCTGGGCCGCGGTGCGCAGCACCCTGGGCGATCCGGATATCTACGTCAACGCGGCAGGCGTCACCGGTGCCACCGGAGACTTCCTCGACGTGGACGACGATGGCTGGCTGCGCACCCTGGATATCAACCTGATGGGTGCGGTGCGCATGTGTCGCCAGGCCATCCCCGCCATGCGTGACAAGGGCTGGGGCCGCATCGTGCTGTTTGCCTCTGAAGATGCCGTACAGCCCTACACCGACGAACTGCCGTACTGCGCGTCCAAGGCGGGCGTGCTGAGCCTGGCCAAGGGGCTGTCGAAGGAGTACGGCAAGCACAATGTCATGGTCAACACCGTGTCCCCGGCCTTCATCCATACCCCGATGACCGACGCGATGATGCACAAGCGCGCCAAGGAAAAGGGCATGTCCTTCGAGGAGGCCATCCGCACATTCCTCGACGAGGAACGCCCCGGCATGGTGCTCAAGCGCCGTGGCCGCCCTGAAGAAGTGGCCGCCGCCGTGCTTCTGCTCTGTTCGGAGCGCGCCAGCTTCATCAACGGCGCCAACATCCGCGTCGACTCCGGCTCGGTCTTCACCCTGGCCGGGTAG
- a CDS encoding alpha/beta hydrolase, with protein sequence MQRPTLFLLHSLGASRREWSGLSYALGNRFDCVALDIPGFGGTAAGSATHLDGLVDWLQQEVTAHAPACWFVVGHSMGGKIASLLAARSRDGVQGLAGLAGVVLVAASPPCPEPMQESRRETMLEWFSAGGPERADAEAFIDANTHRPLQGADREMAIFDVLRTDPIAWRAWLEQGSREHRQAEVARLRLPALILAGAEDGDLGQAAQRALNAPHYPHATFDVVPDAAHLIPLEQPQWLAQRIAAWASPLAARALPPAFIRLLNAARVAPRMRARLLARHATPLPVPESALCTRHLDLLAALAACLVPCTDAHDLALRVGHALINGEGDGWRFANLPTDMVAWCQAMDQLDDAAGGFSALDADAQHQLLEQLQQGRATLPGNATLDSAQWAHWFEDARALFARTWMSLPSTWAAIDYDGFAVGGKGARSPGYEHTEAGTVDSWQLPC encoded by the coding sequence ATGCAACGTCCCACTCTTTTTCTGCTGCACAGCCTGGGCGCAAGCCGCCGCGAATGGAGCGGCCTGAGCTACGCCCTGGGCAACCGGTTCGACTGCGTCGCGCTGGATATCCCTGGGTTTGGCGGCACCGCCGCCGGCAGCGCTACCCATCTCGATGGGCTGGTGGACTGGCTCCAGCAGGAGGTCACCGCCCACGCACCGGCCTGCTGGTTCGTGGTGGGCCACAGCATGGGCGGCAAGATCGCGTCACTGCTGGCCGCCCGCAGCCGCGATGGGGTGCAGGGTCTGGCCGGCCTGGCCGGCGTTGTGCTGGTCGCCGCCTCGCCGCCTTGCCCGGAACCCATGCAGGAATCCCGCCGCGAAACCATGCTTGAGTGGTTCAGCGCAGGCGGCCCTGAACGCGCGGATGCTGAAGCATTCATTGATGCAAACACCCATCGGCCACTGCAGGGGGCCGACAGGGAAATGGCCATTTTCGATGTACTGCGCACCGATCCCATCGCGTGGCGCGCCTGGCTGGAGCAGGGCAGTCGCGAACACCGACAGGCGGAGGTCGCACGCCTGCGGCTGCCAGCGCTGATTCTGGCCGGCGCTGAAGATGGCGATCTGGGGCAGGCGGCGCAGCGCGCATTGAACGCCCCACACTATCCGCACGCAACCTTCGATGTTGTACCCGATGCCGCGCACCTGATCCCGCTCGAGCAGCCGCAGTGGCTCGCGCAGCGCATTGCCGCGTGGGCATCGCCACTGGCCGCACGCGCCTTGCCGCCGGCATTCATCAGGCTGCTCAATGCGGCGCGCGTCGCACCGCGCATGCGCGCACGTCTGCTGGCACGACATGCCACACCGCTGCCCGTGCCGGAGTCGGCGCTGTGCACACGCCATCTGGACCTGCTGGCCGCGTTGGCAGCGTGCCTGGTTCCCTGCACCGACGCGCATGATCTGGCGTTGCGCGTCGGTCACGCGCTGATCAATGGCGAGGGTGATGGCTGGCGCTTCGCCAATCTGCCCACTGACATGGTCGCGTGGTGCCAGGCCATGGATCAGCTGGATGACGCTGCCGGCGGATTCAGCGCCTTGGATGCTGACGCGCAGCACCAACTGCTTGAGCAGCTTCAGCAGGGCCGCGCCACCTTGCCCGGCAATGCGACGCTGGACTCAGCCCAATGGGCCCACTGGTTTGAAGATGCAAGAGCGCTGTTTGCCCGGACCTGGATGAGCCTGCCATCCACCTGGGCAGCCATTGACTATGACGGCTTCGCGGTCGGCGGCAAGGGCGCGCGAAGCCCCGGCTACGAGCACACTGAAGCGGGCACCGTCGACAGTTGGCAGCTCCCATGCTGA
- a CDS encoding MFS transporter produces the protein MTARAHSRDQNRAERGLDGLNFFLADVRDGLGPYLAIYLLSVHHWQPASIGVVMTVAAIIGLLTQTPAGAFMDRVHAKRLTLAIAAIVVTASCLLLPWTQGFAVVASTQALSAVAASVIAPAIAAISLGVSGPRAFARRMGRNETFNHAGNVVAALLAGGLAYLWGPTVVFYLMAVMTVASVVATGVIPAAAIDDARARGSVAEAAGAAAPSSGRLLLRDRRLLLLAACSCLFHLANAAMLPLVGQKLSLSSPALATTMTAGCIVAAQLVMIPMAWLVGARADRWGRRPLLLAGFLILPIRAALYPLSDAPAWLLGVQLLDGIGAGIFGALIPIIVSDLSEGTGRFNVTLGAVSTVFGVGGALSPALAGVIVQRAGYDAAFLTLAVIAAAAVLLAWQVPETRSIPATTRN, from the coding sequence GTGACCGCACGCGCACATTCCCGTGACCAGAACCGCGCCGAGCGCGGCCTGGATGGATTGAATTTCTTCCTGGCGGACGTGCGCGACGGCCTGGGACCCTATCTGGCCATCTATCTGCTTTCGGTGCACCACTGGCAACCCGCCAGCATCGGCGTGGTCATGACCGTGGCCGCCATCATTGGGCTGCTGACCCAGACGCCTGCAGGCGCGTTCATGGACCGCGTCCATGCCAAGCGGCTGACACTGGCCATCGCGGCCATCGTGGTAACGGCCAGCTGCCTGCTGCTGCCGTGGACGCAGGGCTTTGCGGTGGTGGCTTCAACCCAGGCACTCAGCGCGGTGGCGGCGTCGGTGATTGCCCCGGCCATTGCGGCCATCTCGCTGGGCGTCAGTGGTCCGCGCGCCTTTGCCCGGCGCATGGGGCGCAACGAGACGTTCAATCATGCGGGGAACGTGGTGGCAGCACTGCTGGCCGGTGGGCTGGCCTACCTGTGGGGGCCAACGGTGGTGTTCTACCTGATGGCGGTAATGACAGTGGCCAGTGTAGTGGCCACCGGTGTGATCCCGGCGGCAGCCATCGATGATGCGCGAGCGCGCGGCTCGGTGGCCGAGGCAGCGGGAGCTGCCGCGCCCTCTTCCGGGCGGCTGCTGCTGCGTGACCGCCGGCTGTTGCTGCTGGCGGCGTGCAGCTGCCTGTTCCACCTGGCCAACGCGGCGATGCTGCCCCTGGTGGGCCAGAAGCTCTCGTTGAGCAGCCCGGCCCTGGCCACCACCATGACGGCCGGGTGCATCGTGGCCGCGCAACTGGTGATGATTCCCATGGCGTGGCTGGTCGGTGCGCGCGCCGATCGCTGGGGGCGGCGCCCGCTGCTGCTGGCGGGGTTTCTGATCCTGCCCATCCGGGCCGCGCTGTACCCCCTGTCCGACGCACCCGCCTGGCTGCTGGGCGTGCAGCTGCTGGATGGCATCGGCGCGGGCATCTTCGGTGCGCTCATTCCCATCATAGTAAGTGACCTGAGCGAAGGCACGGGACGCTTCAACGTCACGCTGGGTGCGGTATCCACGGTGTTTGGAGTGGGCGGCGCGCTCAGCCCCGCGCTGGCGGGCGTCATCGTGCAGCGCGCAGGCTATGATGCCGCGTTCCTGACCCTGGCGGTCATTGCAGCTGCGGCCGTGCTGCTGGCCTGGCAGGTTCCGGAGACGCGCAGCATCCCTGCAACCACACGTAACTGA
- a CDS encoding arsenic transporter, with the protein MHLDPSAAIIWAAVGVTIAGLLFRPFRIPEYVWALGAALLLPLSGALSVATFVSAVAEGYDVYLFLVGMMVLAELSRREGVFDWLAMYAVQHAAGSGRRLFDLVFLVGTVVTVLLSNDATAVVLTPAVYAACRAAGVAPLPYLFVCAFIANAASFVLPISNPANLVVFGAHMPPLLAWLKQFALPSLVAIAATYVVLRLLYRRQITQPLRVSPPQQPLSRGGRLAAAGVVFTGIVLVLTSALNGPLGLMTFCAGLLSAAVVALSQRRNPVPLLRHVSWSVLPLVAGLFVLVEAVAQTGVIQQVAAALEGMARTSSGQASWAAGIGAALLSNVANNLPVGLVAGSLSQAADLPAQVRAALLVGVDLGPNLSATGSLATLLWLVALRREGENVSGLDFLRTGVLVMPPALLGALLLL; encoded by the coding sequence ATGCATCTGGATCCATCAGCGGCCATCATCTGGGCGGCGGTAGGCGTCACCATCGCCGGCCTGCTGTTCCGCCCCTTCCGTATACCCGAATACGTGTGGGCGCTTGGGGCGGCGCTGCTTTTGCCGCTGTCCGGAGCCCTGTCCGTTGCCACGTTCGTGAGTGCAGTGGCCGAAGGCTACGATGTCTACCTGTTCCTGGTGGGCATGATGGTGCTGGCCGAGCTGTCGCGTCGCGAAGGTGTGTTCGACTGGTTGGCGATGTACGCGGTGCAGCATGCGGCTGGCTCGGGGCGGCGTTTGTTCGATCTGGTTTTTCTGGTCGGTACGGTGGTGACGGTCCTTCTGTCGAACGATGCCACGGCCGTGGTGCTCACGCCTGCGGTCTATGCGGCATGCAGAGCGGCCGGGGTCGCTCCCCTGCCCTATCTGTTCGTCTGCGCGTTCATCGCCAACGCTGCCAGCTTCGTTCTGCCCATTTCCAACCCTGCCAATCTGGTGGTATTCGGCGCGCACATGCCACCGTTGCTGGCCTGGCTGAAGCAGTTCGCGCTTCCCTCGCTGGTTGCCATCGCTGCCACTTACGTGGTGTTGAGGCTGCTGTACCGGCGCCAGATCACTCAGCCGCTGCGGGTCTCGCCACCACAGCAGCCGCTGTCGCGCGGTGGTCGGCTTGCGGCGGCGGGCGTCGTGTTCACCGGGATCGTTCTGGTGCTGACTTCGGCGCTCAACGGTCCGCTGGGCCTGATGACTTTCTGCGCGGGCCTGCTCAGCGCTGCCGTGGTTGCGCTGTCGCAGCGGCGCAACCCGGTGCCGTTGCTACGCCATGTTTCGTGGAGTGTGTTGCCGCTGGTCGCCGGCTTGTTCGTACTGGTGGAGGCGGTCGCACAGACAGGGGTGATCCAGCAGGTGGCCGCCGCCCTGGAAGGAATGGCGCGCACGTCTTCAGGCCAGGCCAGCTGGGCCGCCGGCATTGGCGCGGCCCTGTTGAGCAACGTGGCCAACAACCTGCCGGTAGGGCTGGTGGCAGGTTCGCTGTCGCAGGCGGCAGATCTGCCGGCTCAGGTGCGTGCAGCACTGTTGGTCGGCGTTGACCTTGGCCCGAACCTGTCGGCGACCGGCTCCCTGGCCACCCTGCTCTGGCTGGTGGCGCTGCGGCGCGAGGGCGAGAATGTAAGCGGGCTGGACTTCCTGCGGACAGGCGTGCTGGTGATGCCCCCCGCGTTGCTGGGAGCGTTGCTGCTGTTGTGA
- a CDS encoding DUF2254 domain-containing protein: MLTRWKLQLGRLTRRMWFRSTLYGGMGVATALAGAFLKFLIPAGLATRIGADSVGNILGILAASMLTVTTFSLSTMVSAYGSASNSATPRAARLLIEDSRAQGALATFIGAFLFSIVGLIALSTGLYGDSGRLVLFGATVGVIVVITVTLLRAIEQFSRFGRLGETIDLVERATQAAMKRRAADPLLGGAAPRQAAPGAVALTDERIAYVDHIDMGRLQSVAEEKDLRIHLQCQIGTFATPARPVMEVEGVVSDETRAHLLEALSCSDARAIDNDPRYGLVILSEIGQRSMSSAINDPGTCIDVIGTCVRLLHRWAEHSTGAAAAEVRYPNVHVAPLQASDLFEDVFTPIARDAAGSLEVNIRLQKGFAALLQAPDPAIAGEARRHAQVALARALERLSFAADREALRASAVIPPP; encoded by the coding sequence ATGCTGACCCGATGGAAGCTGCAACTGGGCCGCCTGACCCGACGGATGTGGTTCCGTTCCACCCTGTACGGCGGGATGGGCGTGGCTACCGCTTTGGCGGGCGCCTTCCTGAAATTTCTCATTCCAGCGGGGCTGGCAACCCGGATCGGTGCCGATTCGGTCGGCAACATTCTCGGCATCCTGGCCGCGTCGATGCTGACGGTGACTACGTTTTCGCTGTCGACCATGGTGTCGGCGTATGGCTCGGCCTCCAACAGCGCGACCCCGCGTGCTGCGCGCCTGCTGATCGAGGACAGTCGGGCGCAGGGGGCGCTGGCCACGTTCATCGGCGCGTTCCTGTTCTCCATTGTGGGTCTGATTGCCCTGAGCACCGGGCTGTACGGCGACAGTGGCCGGCTGGTGCTGTTCGGCGCGACAGTGGGCGTGATCGTGGTGATTACCGTGACGTTGCTGCGCGCCATCGAGCAGTTTTCCAGGTTCGGGCGGCTGGGCGAAACCATCGACCTGGTGGAGCGCGCTACGCAGGCGGCCATGAAGCGTCGCGCTGCCGATCCGCTGCTGGGCGGGGCTGCGCCACGGCAGGCGGCGCCTGGTGCTGTCGCCCTGACGGATGAGCGCATTGCCTATGTTGACCATATCGACATGGGCCGTCTGCAGTCAGTGGCCGAGGAAAAGGATCTGCGTATCCATCTGCAATGCCAGATCGGCACGTTCGCGACGCCGGCCCGGCCAGTGATGGAGGTGGAGGGTGTGGTCAGTGATGAAACACGTGCCCATCTGCTGGAGGCATTGAGCTGCAGCGATGCCCGCGCCATCGATAATGACCCGCGCTACGGCCTGGTCATCCTGTCCGAGATCGGGCAGCGCTCCATGTCCTCGGCCATCAATGACCCCGGTACCTGCATTGATGTCATCGGCACCTGCGTGCGGCTGCTGCATCGCTGGGCCGAACACAGCACGGGTGCAGCGGCCGCTGAGGTGCGCTACCCGAATGTACATGTCGCCCCGCTGCAGGCCAGCGATCTGTTCGAGGATGTGTTCACGCCCATTGCCCGCGATGCAGCCGGTTCGCTGGAGGTCAACATCCGCCTGCAGAAGGGGTTCGCGGCCCTGTTGCAGGCGCCCGACCCTGCCATTGCAGGAGAGGCGCGCCGGCATGCGCAGGTGGCCTTGGCGCGGGCCCTGGAGCGGCTGTCCTTCGCGGCGGACCGCGAGGCACTTCGGGCATCGGCGGTGATTCCGCCACCCTGA
- a CDS encoding glycoside hydrolase family 15 protein, which produces MSTLPEAVSPGKSARDEAPVAIERRGDGALPIEQYSALGEGRSVALTGCDGSIDWWCAPNMDSPPLFDRLLDGSNGGYFSIAPTEPCTVERRYRTESNVLETVFTTASGRASLTESLNSGNAGRLPWCELARRIEGLEGEVTFVVRMYPSTRAQSASPYCSSIGEHTVFHVQRLLGVVIHHPALQLQWTDEGARGECTVGAGERVTVALVVGEDEPLVAPSVEEVDGRIDLTDREWKAWARNVSYGGWDRATFVRSTLALKLLLYSPSGAIAAAATTSLPERIGGDKNFDYRYAWVRDAGYTIQAFLAAGLEAESKAAFTWLLRQLRRHGPKVVFTLDGGKVEPVQELPMRGYRDTQPVVKGNLAGEQHQHGIYGDIFETAFCFVAAGNILDGASAELLSQIADLCADHWRAKDSGIWELPELEHYTMSKISCWQALARAVELADQGQLPTTCRDRWQRERDRISDWIETHCWSDALQAFEMFPGSNKLDAALALAVRFRFDGRDRLLATLRAIDRELGQSGFHYRYSGMPAEEGCFIACSYWMAEAYARLGFVEDARTRVDTLNGALGRCQGVLSEMVDPATGHYLGNTPQGLSHLAQVMAMATIADTQGCP; this is translated from the coding sequence ATGTCGACGTTGCCCGAAGCTGTCTCCCCCGGGAAGAGCGCCCGCGACGAAGCGCCGGTTGCGATTGAACGGAGGGGCGACGGCGCGTTACCCATCGAACAATACTCGGCGCTGGGCGAAGGCCGATCCGTTGCCCTGACCGGCTGCGATGGTTCGATCGACTGGTGGTGTGCGCCCAACATGGACAGCCCGCCGTTGTTTGATCGTCTGCTGGATGGGAGCAATGGCGGGTATTTCAGTATCGCGCCCACCGAACCCTGTACCGTCGAGCGCCGTTACCGCACTGAAAGCAATGTGCTGGAAACGGTGTTTACCACCGCGTCCGGCCGTGCATCGCTGACCGAATCACTGAACAGCGGCAACGCCGGCCGGCTGCCGTGGTGCGAGCTGGCGCGGCGCATCGAAGGCCTGGAGGGCGAAGTGACCTTCGTGGTACGCATGTACCCCAGCACCCGCGCGCAGTCGGCCAGTCCCTACTGTTCCTCCATTGGCGAGCACACCGTGTTTCATGTGCAGCGGCTGCTGGGCGTGGTGATCCATCATCCCGCCTTGCAGCTGCAGTGGACTGACGAGGGCGCACGCGGTGAGTGCACCGTCGGTGCAGGCGAGCGTGTCACTGTCGCGCTGGTGGTCGGTGAGGATGAGCCACTGGTGGCGCCGTCGGTGGAGGAAGTGGATGGCCGCATCGACCTGACCGACCGCGAGTGGAAAGCCTGGGCCCGCAACGTTTCCTACGGCGGCTGGGATCGCGCCACGTTCGTGCGCAGCACGCTGGCATTGAAGCTGCTGCTGTACTCGCCCTCGGGCGCCATTGCGGCCGCTGCCACGACCTCGCTTCCGGAGCGCATCGGTGGCGACAAGAATTTCGACTATCGCTACGCGTGGGTCCGCGACGCCGGTTACACCATCCAGGCATTCCTGGCCGCTGGGCTGGAAGCGGAATCCAAGGCGGCGTTCACCTGGCTGCTGCGCCAGCTGCGCCGCCATGGCCCGAAGGTGGTCTTCACGCTGGATGGCGGGAAGGTGGAGCCGGTGCAGGAACTGCCGATGCGCGGCTACCGCGATACGCAGCCGGTGGTGAAAGGCAATCTGGCGGGCGAGCAGCACCAGCATGGCATCTACGGCGATATCTTCGAGACCGCGTTCTGTTTCGTGGCAGCAGGCAACATCCTCGACGGCGCCAGTGCGGAGTTGCTCTCGCAGATCGCCGACCTGTGCGCGGACCACTGGCGCGCCAAGGATTCCGGCATCTGGGAACTGCCGGAGCTGGAGCACTACACGATGTCCAAGATCAGCTGCTGGCAGGCGCTGGCACGGGCCGTGGAACTGGCCGACCAGGGCCAGCTGCCTACGACGTGCCGTGACCGATGGCAGCGCGAGCGCGATCGCATCAGCGACTGGATCGAGACCCATTGCTGGTCCGATGCGCTGCAGGCGTTCGAGATGTTTCCCGGCAGCAACAAACTGGACGCTGCGCTGGCGCTGGCTGTGCGGTTCCGCTTCGACGGCCGGGACCGGCTGCTGGCCACCCTGCGGGCCATCGACCGCGAGCTGGGCCAGTCGGGCTTCCACTACCGCTACTCGGGCATGCCCGCCGAAGAAGGCTGCTTCATCGCGTGTTCCTACTGGATGGCCGAGGCATACGCACGGCTGGGCTTCGTCGAGGACGCCAGGACGCGCGTGGACACGTTGAACGGCGCCCTTGGCCGCTGCCAGGGCGTGCTGAGCGAAATGGTGGACCCCGCGACTGGCCACTACCTCGGCAACACCCCACAAGGCCTGAGCCATCTGGCCCAGGTGATGGCCA